A stretch of Treponema vincentii F0403 DNA encodes these proteins:
- a CDS encoding asparaginase domain-containing protein, with protein sequence MYQSYTFLEIRVLILSDEKAFCSCKAGSSAEHCPICTCTPGHPPLLKESIARDAYRLAQSLGCTLIQKAQYEYPSGMPALPPEYQLCGASVKIAEKGALDIEFHKHKKQIDILEIRIEEDAGRLMHADGKTFMDYSSAGMPSIRIRTGNNLELGEEAEMFLTELNNRMRYIGLLTDSDSIHKIRCNAYVASTEFPNPPQHYVKLRNLNSFNFVRKAVNEDLRRQEEMLKQGEEPISESRLWNARMERTEPYKLRDFIDYVKTKPVKERHFYTAPESLLQEVLHTAPENQESRKLRYIRSLGLSIPIVRALCAEARVADFFEAVLQFGTEPKTAANGILEDILPLLKRAGKTIDSLILPPEFFARIVRLSQEGTINHPIIRTLLQKIIIGGADPTTLLAQDDWIKISDETTLRTLVQEMLAKHPKESELLKAGSMKYLEILCGEVMKRTKGFADQQLVKQIIKEELNIRIIYVLPMGGAISGKIQNGQVESGNTKILSELLDSDIAKRHIRIEPSIVDGLFSEELEPADWARLIHTICEKIASGTANGIVVTHGTDSLVYTAPLIYWLFAGTPVSIVLTASATAPSESEEARRNFNDAVKLAWEKENGVYVSFNGKVLSPLNLKFVDSAGTGFVNWNMQTPLFRGEGLLSDYTESDSLVFESLLSEAADNMFLIKTYPGIRSGWLLSFLQKDDIRTFFLELYGNGTANMKDSPYSLKEFLKRGKKRQCRFYCTSQQEEVIDFSGYASARNLWKEGAVPMGGLTTETAIALYYAASLVCDTQEELDHIMETAALLNEK encoded by the coding sequence TTGTATCAGTCCTATACTTTTCTTGAAATCCGCGTTTTAATCTTATCGGATGAAAAAGCGTTTTGCTCGTGCAAAGCGGGCTCCTCCGCCGAACACTGTCCCATTTGTACGTGCACTCCCGGACATCCTCCGCTCCTAAAAGAAAGCATTGCCCGCGATGCTTATAGACTTGCGCAAAGCCTCGGCTGTACGCTTATTCAAAAAGCTCAATATGAATACCCTTCGGGTATGCCGGCTCTTCCGCCCGAATACCAGCTCTGCGGAGCGTCGGTAAAAATTGCGGAAAAGGGCGCTCTCGATATTGAATTTCATAAACATAAAAAGCAGATCGATATTTTGGAAATACGCATCGAAGAAGATGCCGGCAGGTTGATGCACGCCGACGGAAAGACTTTTATGGATTACAGTTCCGCGGGAATGCCGAGCATTAGGATACGAACCGGCAACAACCTTGAATTGGGTGAAGAAGCGGAAATGTTTTTAACCGAGTTGAACAACAGGATGCGGTACATCGGGCTGTTGACCGATTCGGACAGTATTCATAAAATCCGCTGTAATGCGTATGTGGCCTCTACCGAATTTCCCAATCCGCCGCAGCATTACGTAAAGCTTCGGAATCTTAATTCTTTTAACTTTGTACGGAAAGCAGTGAACGAAGACCTAAGACGGCAGGAAGAGATGCTCAAGCAGGGAGAAGAGCCGATTTCCGAAAGCCGGCTGTGGAATGCCCGCATGGAACGTACCGAACCGTATAAGCTGCGGGATTTTATCGATTACGTTAAAACAAAGCCGGTAAAAGAGCGGCATTTTTATACCGCGCCGGAATCTCTTTTACAAGAGGTTTTACACACCGCGCCGGAAAATCAGGAGTCGCGGAAGTTGCGCTATATCCGGTCATTGGGGCTGTCTATTCCGATTGTGCGGGCTCTGTGTGCGGAAGCGCGGGTCGCGGATTTTTTTGAAGCGGTACTGCAATTCGGAACGGAACCGAAAACTGCCGCAAACGGTATCCTTGAAGATATTCTTCCGCTTTTGAAACGTGCAGGTAAAACAATCGATTCCCTTATTTTGCCGCCTGAATTTTTTGCCCGCATTGTCCGGCTTTCGCAGGAAGGAACAATCAATCACCCGATTATCCGCACATTGCTGCAAAAGATTATCATCGGTGGCGCCGACCCCACAACTTTGCTTGCTCAAGACGATTGGATAAAAATCTCCGACGAAACAACGCTGCGGACACTTGTCCAAGAAATGCTCGCCAAACATCCGAAAGAATCGGAGCTGCTTAAAGCGGGTTCGATGAAGTACCTCGAAATTCTATGCGGTGAGGTGATGAAGCGGACAAAAGGATTTGCCGACCAGCAGCTGGTAAAGCAAATCATCAAAGAAGAATTGAATATCCGTATTATCTACGTGCTTCCGATGGGCGGCGCAATTTCGGGGAAAATACAAAACGGACAGGTGGAATCGGGAAACACTAAAATTCTATCCGAACTGTTGGATAGCGATATTGCAAAACGTCATATCCGCATTGAACCGAGTATTGTAGACGGCCTTTTCAGCGAAGAGCTGGAACCTGCGGATTGGGCACGGCTTATCCATACAATCTGCGAAAAGATTGCTTCGGGTACGGCAAACGGCATCGTGGTTACGCACGGAACAGACTCGCTCGTCTACACTGCGCCGCTGATCTATTGGCTTTTTGCCGGCACACCGGTCTCCATTGTCTTAACCGCCTCCGCTACCGCACCTTCGGAATCGGAGGAAGCGCGGCGTAACTTTAACGATGCAGTCAAGCTCGCTTGGGAAAAAGAAAACGGCGTGTATGTTTCTTTTAACGGCAAAGTGCTTTCGCCGCTCAATCTAAAGTTCGTCGACTCTGCCGGTACCGGATTTGTCAATTGGAATATGCAAACCCCGCTCTTCCGGGGAGAAGGACTCCTTTCGGATTATACGGAAAGCGATAGCCTTGTTTTTGAAAGCTTATTGAGCGAGGCTGCCGACAATATGTTTTTAATTAAAACGTATCCCGGCATTAGGAGCGGGTGGCTCCTTTCATTCTTGCAAAAAGATGATATACGCACCTTTTTCTTGGAGCTGTATGGAAACGGCACGGCTAACATGAAAGACAGTCCGTATTCCCTAAAGGAATTTCTTAAACGGGGTAAAAAGCGGCAATGTAGGTTTTATTGTACCTCGCAACAAGAAGAAGTAATCGATTTTTCCGGTTATGCAAGTGCGCGTAATTTATGGAAGGAAGGCGCAGTGCCGATGGGGGGACTCACAACCGAAACCGCAATTGCGCTCTACTATGCGGCCTCCCTCGTGTGCGATACCCAAGAAGAGCTCGATCATATTATGGAAACGGCGGCGCTTTTAAACGAAAAATAA
- a CDS encoding GrdX family protein has product MKQLIITNNPKTAEYIERQNKERNSNTETADIQLIFCTSREELYTQVRDHIHRNWQLQNHAMYGNIQLHKQPYRSMVLAEGTELDTRSLQLWEQAMERVQRNKPPKYSEKVMEDFQALDFSLFNSVVSRA; this is encoded by the coding sequence GTGAAACAACTGATTATTACCAACAACCCCAAAACCGCCGAATATATTGAGCGCCAAAACAAAGAACGGAATAGCAATACCGAAACTGCGGATATTCAACTGATATTCTGTACTTCGCGTGAAGAACTATACACACAGGTACGCGATCATATCCATCGGAACTGGCAGCTGCAAAATCATGCAATGTACGGAAATATCCAGCTGCATAAACAACCGTACCGCAGTATGGTGTTAGCGGAAGGCACGGAACTGGACACCCGCTCGCTGCAGTTGTGGGAACAAGCTATGGAGCGGGTACAGCGCAATAAGCCGCCGAAGTATTCGGAAAAAGTAATGGAAGACTTTCAAGCACTTGATTTTTCTTTATTTAACAGTGTAGTATCCCGCGCATAA
- a CDS encoding cyclic nucleotide-binding domain-containing protein, with translation MPKAVQYSANSVIYFSGDFDARVFLLHSGHIALNSLDIETGAQVTEYIKTGEFFGVKSALGNYPREESAMVLTDSLVYTFSVAEFESFAQTNTHLQMLKVFSRQLRNIHRQLESLMDSKQQTNNEDGLFTVATAFYKSQHYQAAAQVAARYRALYPAGKHLGAIGPIIANSTQMAGRSFGEARQPGSMDSSSSGQPTGSASIPASGPVQQAQLNDASVDLTFQLAEDLVKQEKWADAYKQYHTIIEMKQGTKLEAAYLGAARCLYKQAEYVRCIQLGTGFITQFPKSLKLAEILMLLGLCYQGMDRPDKALPFYDKALTMAGPLLVPKIKELQTACEGAIHA, from the coding sequence ATGCCAAAGGCTGTTCAATACAGCGCAAATTCAGTTATTTATTTTTCAGGCGATTTTGATGCTCGAGTTTTTTTGCTGCATAGCGGACATATTGCGCTTAATTCGCTTGATATTGAAACCGGCGCGCAGGTAACGGAATATATTAAAACCGGTGAGTTTTTTGGAGTAAAGTCAGCACTTGGAAATTATCCTCGGGAAGAAAGCGCGATGGTCTTAACGGACTCGCTTGTATATACATTCTCGGTTGCCGAATTTGAAAGTTTTGCTCAAACAAATACGCATCTTCAAATGTTGAAAGTATTTTCCCGGCAGTTGCGGAATATTCACCGGCAACTTGAATCTTTAATGGATAGTAAGCAGCAAACAAACAACGAAGACGGCTTGTTTACGGTTGCAACGGCTTTTTATAAATCACAGCATTATCAAGCTGCTGCTCAAGTAGCAGCACGTTATCGGGCGCTCTATCCGGCGGGTAAGCACTTGGGGGCTATCGGTCCGATTATTGCAAACTCGACACAGATGGCCGGCCGCAGCTTCGGAGAAGCACGGCAGCCGGGCAGCATGGATAGTTCTTCTTCCGGTCAGCCTACAGGATCAGCTTCCATTCCTGCGAGCGGTCCCGTTCAACAGGCTCAGCTCAACGATGCCTCAGTAGATTTAACTTTTCAGCTGGCGGAAGACCTTGTAAAACAAGAGAAGTGGGCTGATGCATACAAGCAATATCATACCATTATCGAAATGAAGCAGGGTACGAAGCTGGAAGCAGCTTATTTAGGAGCTGCCCGTTGCTTATATAAACAGGCGGAATATGTGCGGTGTATTCAACTTGGTACGGGCTTTATCACTCAATTCCCGAAATCTTTAAAACTTGCAGAGATTCTGATGCTTCTCGGCCTATGCTATCAAGGTATGGATCGACCCGATAAGGCGCTGCCGTTCTATGACAAGGCTTTAACAATGGCAGGTCCGCTGCTGGTGCCTAAGATTAAAGAGCTGCAGACTGCATGCGAAGGAGCTATCCATGCCTGA
- a CDS encoding Bax inhibitor-1/YccA family protein has translation MNNTSFDNISLQQANEKITQRFITAVYGWMVAALAISGIAAFAVFNSSALATFIFGSRFTFMGLIIAEFALVVILSAGIRKMSFAAAAASFVIYSIVNGLTLSSVLFVYTGTSIARIFVITALMFGAMSIYGATTKNNLQSAGKYLMMAVIGLIIASLVNIFMRSSSLDWLISFVTVGVFTGLTAYDTQKITEAARYAQNNEGFKKVAIIGALELYLDFVNIFLALLRLFGKRR, from the coding sequence ATGAACAATACTTCATTCGACAACATTTCATTGCAGCAAGCAAATGAAAAAATCACCCAGCGGTTTATCACCGCGGTATATGGATGGATGGTTGCAGCTTTGGCAATCAGCGGAATTGCGGCCTTTGCGGTTTTTAACAGCAGCGCCCTCGCGACTTTTATCTTCGGAAGCCGTTTTACTTTCATGGGATTAATCATCGCAGAATTTGCGCTTGTTGTGATCCTATCGGCAGGTATTAGAAAGATGAGCTTTGCAGCGGCCGCCGCTTCTTTCGTTATTTATTCGATTGTCAACGGCTTAACCCTTTCATCGGTTCTGTTTGTATATACGGGGACTTCGATTGCCCGCATTTTTGTAATTACGGCGCTGATGTTTGGGGCAATGAGTATTTACGGGGCAACGACAAAGAATAATCTGCAGTCTGCAGGAAAGTATTTGATGATGGCAGTTATCGGACTGATTATTGCCTCGCTTGTTAATATTTTTATGCGTTCTTCCTCGCTTGACTGGCTGATTTCATTTGTAACGGTTGGTGTATTTACGGGGTTAACCGCTTATGACACCCAAAAGATTACGGAAGCTGCCCGGTATGCGCAGAATAATGAAGGCTTTAAGAAGGTTGCGATTATCGGCGCATTAGAGCTGTATCTTGACTTTGTTAATATCTTCTTAGCCCTCCTCCGCTTATTCGGCAAAAGAAGATAA
- a CDS encoding HEAT repeat domain-containing protein, whose protein sequence is MSKIIERLQAIAYTAQTNPTILTGDDIAFAIQNIKSDNGKVAAQAYSTIGHIGLNHPEKVMRAIDSAFASLKDSNWEIREQAVLAIGRTGRADINTVKNRLDKIIQLHCDPVPKVRAAMLDACQSIAHAKAAVFKPYIGLFERMLDDPDVHGVREHAPDIFRIIGKYEPEMVERSLVLLKEKLRDPSPATQAHAVEAIRTIETFLRRTPTV, encoded by the coding sequence ATGAGCAAAATTATTGAACGCCTGCAAGCCATTGCTTATACGGCGCAAACAAATCCCACAATACTCACCGGTGATGATATTGCATTCGCTATTCAAAACATTAAAAGCGACAACGGAAAAGTTGCTGCACAGGCATATTCGACTATCGGGCACATCGGACTGAACCACCCTGAAAAAGTGATGCGTGCGATAGACAGCGCTTTTGCTTCGCTGAAAGACAGTAACTGGGAAATCAGGGAACAGGCAGTTTTAGCGATCGGCCGTACGGGGCGGGCGGATATCAACACGGTAAAAAACCGGCTGGATAAGATTATTCAATTGCACTGCGACCCTGTTCCTAAGGTACGGGCAGCAATGCTGGATGCATGTCAAAGTATTGCTCATGCAAAAGCGGCGGTTTTTAAGCCATATATCGGTTTATTTGAACGTATGCTTGATGACCCCGACGTACATGGCGTGCGTGAACATGCTCCGGATATATTCCGCATCATCGGGAAGTATGAGCCCGAGATGGTAGAACGTTCATTAGTGCTGTTAAAAGAAAAACTGCGCGATCCGTCCCCTGCAACACAGGCTCATGCCGTCGAAGCAATACGCACAATCGAAACATTTTTACGCAGAACTCCGACGGTATAG
- a CDS encoding PHP domain-containing protein: protein MIDLHTHSTASDGTFSPAELAAEAHKAGLSLFALTDHDTVAGVAEAQQAGKTLGIRVLPGIEISVEWQPGELHLLGLGIDSKNTTLASLMQYAQEKRVERNRRIIEKFYEAGIVIDEEKLAQLAGGAVIGRPHFAKYLVQEKKAKSIQDAFLKYLAKGRPFYIEKECLPLTESIDAIKDAHGVPVLAHPMSLYLSWGKLPETIAQFKEEGLVGLEAWHSGARYGECIRLQELAESLGLIVTAGSDFHGANRKDVHLGRTAANLPIEDRFFTDNLLPALAAVNSEYR from the coding sequence ATGATAGATTTACATACTCATTCCACCGCTTCCGACGGCACTTTTTCTCCGGCGGAACTGGCAGCAGAAGCACATAAAGCAGGACTTTCGTTGTTTGCCCTTACCGACCATGACACCGTAGCGGGTGTTGCCGAAGCGCAGCAGGCCGGTAAAACCCTCGGTATACGTGTGTTGCCGGGAATAGAAATCAGCGTTGAATGGCAGCCGGGAGAACTTCATTTACTCGGTCTTGGAATCGATAGTAAAAATACAACGCTAGCCAGCCTTATGCAGTATGCACAGGAAAAACGGGTGGAGCGGAACCGTAGGATAATTGAAAAATTTTATGAAGCAGGTATTGTAATCGACGAAGAAAAGCTCGCCCAACTCGCCGGAGGAGCGGTAATCGGACGGCCTCATTTTGCAAAGTATCTTGTACAAGAGAAAAAAGCAAAATCCATTCAAGATGCCTTCCTGAAATACCTTGCAAAAGGACGTCCGTTTTATATTGAAAAAGAATGTTTACCGCTTACGGAATCAATTGACGCTATCAAAGACGCACACGGCGTTCCCGTGTTGGCTCACCCGATGTCGCTCTATCTTTCATGGGGGAAGCTGCCTGAAACCATCGCACAATTTAAGGAAGAAGGTTTAGTAGGGCTTGAAGCATGGCATTCGGGGGCGCGGTACGGTGAATGTATCCGGCTACAAGAACTTGCCGAAAGTCTCGGGCTGATTGTTACTGCCGGCAGCGACTTTCACGGAGCAAACCGCAAGGATGTGCATTTAGGCAGAACCGCCGCAAATCTCCCGATTGAAGACCGTTTTTTTACGGACAACCTTCTCCCTGCACTGGCCGCTGTAAATAGCGAATATCGCTAA
- a CDS encoding MGH1-like glycoside hydrolase domain-containing protein, whose protein sequence is MNKRDFPKVHFYDQDFVDIYDRTWSFIQDFLFNIKNEKGSTEGFFLYPDNNGWFLNQYETIFSSFFFVYSNRNYNANQGLDFFYAHQEESGAIRSKYNVETGEPVFSNDNPEGVGMPLFAWAEYNMFHKTANKKRVKDVMPVLTRYMKWLDTSFKQPNGLYTVPLAAVEMYNTPREKAAYLVDFNSALAINALYMSVLGDILNDKELSFQYKRVYFTLKTRINALMWNAETGFYHDIDAKEQKLPQKTIAGFWPLLAEIPNEDKAEQLSAHLLNPETFGADHPIPSLSLDDPAYSERGMGARGSVFPYLNFIVIKGLEKYERWELARECAIRHIYYVLDGLAPDGNSKKGALWEAYLPQKEGPAQWPGHENFPRKQYLFSTALSTITLMIENVIGLSISFPRKTVDWIIPNLEVMGIENLSLKRNLVTILSSKTQRGWEIHMESEKLYYFTINILGQKKKTLPIPSGKCSMLIDKL, encoded by the coding sequence GTGAACAAGCGCGATTTTCCAAAAGTGCATTTTTATGATCAGGATTTTGTTGATATTTATGATAGGACATGGTCGTTCATTCAGGATTTTTTATTCAATATAAAAAACGAAAAAGGATCAACCGAAGGCTTCTTCCTCTATCCCGATAACAACGGATGGTTTTTAAATCAGTATGAAACCATTTTTTCATCGTTCTTTTTTGTTTACTCTAATAGAAACTATAATGCGAATCAGGGCTTGGACTTTTTTTATGCACATCAAGAAGAGTCCGGAGCTATCCGCTCTAAGTACAATGTAGAAACCGGCGAGCCGGTATTTTCAAACGATAATCCCGAAGGTGTCGGTATGCCGCTTTTTGCGTGGGCAGAATACAATATGTTCCACAAGACGGCAAATAAAAAACGGGTAAAAGATGTTATGCCGGTATTGACCCGCTATATGAAATGGCTGGACACGTCGTTTAAGCAGCCGAACGGGTTGTATACAGTCCCGCTCGCCGCCGTAGAAATGTACAACACGCCGCGCGAGAAGGCTGCGTATTTGGTAGACTTTAATTCAGCGCTGGCGATTAACGCGTTGTATATGTCTGTGCTGGGCGATATTTTAAACGACAAGGAATTAAGTTTTCAGTATAAGCGGGTTTATTTTACGCTGAAGACCCGCATCAATGCTCTGATGTGGAACGCCGAAACCGGCTTTTACCACGACATCGATGCAAAGGAACAGAAACTGCCGCAAAAAACAATTGCAGGATTTTGGCCGCTACTTGCCGAAATCCCCAATGAGGACAAAGCCGAACAGCTTTCCGCGCATTTGCTGAATCCCGAAACATTCGGCGCGGATCATCCTATTCCCAGTTTGTCGCTTGACGACCCTGCATATAGCGAGCGCGGCATGGGGGCGCGGGGCAGTGTATTCCCGTATTTGAACTTTATCGTTATTAAAGGTTTGGAAAAATATGAGCGGTGGGAACTTGCCCGGGAATGCGCTATCCGCCACATCTACTATGTGCTTGACGGGCTTGCTCCCGATGGAAACAGCAAAAAAGGCGCGTTATGGGAAGCGTATTTGCCGCAAAAAGAAGGCCCCGCGCAATGGCCGGGACACGAGAATTTTCCGCGTAAACAGTATCTTTTTTCGACGGCGCTTTCGACTATTACATTGATGATAGAAAATGTGATCGGCCTTTCCATCAGCTTCCCGCGGAAAACCGTCGATTGGATTATTCCGAATCTTGAGGTGATGGGCATCGAAAACTTAAGCCTTAAACGGAACCTCGTTACCATCTTGTCGTCAAAAACGCAGCGCGGTTGGGAAATCCACATGGAAAGCGAGAAGCTCTATTACTTTACCATCAATATCCTCGGCCAAAAAAAGAAAACGCTGCCGATACCTTCCGGCAAGTGTTCGATGCTCATCGATAAACTTTAA
- the ppk1 gene encoding polyphosphate kinase 1, which yields MEAPRGFPQTYITMDYLNRELSWIDFNARVLAEACSSSVPLLERLKFIGIVSSNFDEFFMVRVAGLQELYKSGHPSDNSNESGGLSAETLLGAIVQKTRVLFDIQETVLNTEILPQLKENGLIYRKPEECSEAQRLFLKDYFDRRLYPIIEPQLSGDEQSLADSVANVQLHVGFLLADNAGAQDRLAIVPVPDFPRFVFLSPDDEAGQPKTKAEPPKRDAEPPAHGADSFVNKAEFVLIDELIRYFGGAFFPGSRITGTGIFKINRSASMTVDDSSDDGFIEALEEILIRRRYSFVVRMTSTHESPAFIKRMSDLFQLGEKDVYLSDAPIGLSSFAKIADTDGFKRLRNEKWKHFAHPAFPAEGALWDSIKARDIMLYVPYQSYKPVMRLLSDAAEDPAVTSIRMTLYRTSKSSPVVRALVDAAKRGKKVTVFVELKARFDEERNLGWVKRLQKHGVRVVYDLPHLKVHAKLLLIMRNEEQGEQGYVHLSTGNYNDTTARLYADISLFTVNPRIIADAHIIFSRLCRKYTPENPRYIITAPEMLKRTLLEYIEREISFARQHKPARIVAKMNSLSHPELIAALYKASQAGVRIDLNVRGICMLIPGQRGISERIRVISIIDRYLEHSRIFYFENGGNPEWYLSSADWMPRNLERRVELLFPVLDKQNKALLEYFFSVYFADNVKAFEMLPDGSWRRQTPQEGQPPIRAQETFHRFFEQQAGE from the coding sequence GTGGAAGCCCCGCGGGGCTTTCCGCAAACCTATATAACAATGGATTATCTGAACAGAGAGCTTTCTTGGATCGATTTTAACGCGCGGGTTTTAGCGGAGGCATGCTCTTCTTCGGTGCCGCTTTTAGAGCGGCTCAAGTTTATCGGAATAGTATCTTCAAACTTTGACGAATTTTTTATGGTGCGGGTGGCCGGCTTGCAGGAGCTTTATAAAAGCGGCCATCCTTCCGACAACTCTAACGAGTCCGGCGGTTTATCGGCAGAAACGCTGCTAGGAGCCATCGTACAAAAAACGCGGGTTTTATTCGATATTCAAGAGACGGTGCTTAATACCGAAATTCTCCCTCAACTCAAGGAAAACGGGCTTATTTACCGCAAGCCGGAAGAGTGTTCCGAAGCGCAGCGGCTTTTTTTAAAAGACTATTTTGACCGGCGCCTTTATCCTATTATCGAACCGCAGCTGTCCGGCGACGAACAGTCCCTTGCCGATAGCGTCGCAAATGTGCAGCTGCATGTCGGCTTCCTGCTGGCGGACAATGCAGGCGCTCAAGACCGGTTGGCGATTGTGCCCGTTCCCGACTTTCCCCGGTTTGTCTTTTTATCTCCGGATGATGAAGCCGGGCAGCCGAAAACAAAAGCTGAACCGCCAAAGCGTGATGCCGAACCTCCGGCACACGGCGCCGATTCATTTGTAAATAAAGCCGAGTTTGTGCTGATCGACGAGCTGATCCGGTATTTCGGCGGCGCGTTTTTCCCCGGCAGCCGGATTACCGGGACGGGCATCTTTAAGATTAACCGCTCCGCCAGTATGACGGTTGACGATTCTTCCGATGACGGTTTTATCGAGGCTTTGGAAGAAATCCTTATCCGGCGCCGGTATTCGTTTGTCGTCAGAATGACGAGTACGCATGAATCGCCTGCTTTTATCAAGCGGATGAGCGATCTGTTCCAGCTTGGCGAGAAAGATGTCTATTTAAGCGATGCCCCTATCGGTCTTTCCTCCTTTGCGAAGATTGCGGACACGGACGGATTTAAGCGGCTGCGGAATGAAAAATGGAAGCATTTTGCACACCCGGCCTTCCCGGCCGAGGGGGCGCTGTGGGACAGCATTAAAGCCCGCGATATTATGCTGTATGTTCCCTATCAGTCGTATAAACCGGTTATGAGGCTTTTATCGGATGCTGCCGAAGATCCTGCGGTAACATCCATCCGTATGACCTTATACCGTACCAGCAAAAGTTCGCCGGTTGTCCGCGCCTTGGTGGACGCCGCAAAGCGCGGGAAAAAGGTTACGGTGTTCGTGGAATTAAAGGCGCGCTTTGATGAGGAGCGGAACCTCGGTTGGGTAAAGCGGCTGCAAAAACACGGCGTGCGGGTAGTGTATGATCTGCCGCACCTTAAAGTTCACGCAAAGCTCCTACTGATTATGCGGAATGAGGAGCAGGGCGAGCAGGGTTATGTGCACCTGTCAACCGGCAACTATAACGATACGACGGCGCGGCTTTATGCGGACATATCGCTGTTTACCGTTAATCCGCGTATTATTGCCGATGCGCACATTATCTTTTCCCGCCTGTGCCGGAAATACACGCCGGAAAATCCGCGCTATATTATTACCGCGCCCGAAATGCTCAAGCGTACACTGCTTGAATATATCGAGCGGGAAATCTCTTTTGCGCGGCAGCATAAGCCCGCCCGTATCGTCGCGAAGATGAACAGCCTTTCTCATCCCGAATTGATCGCCGCGCTTTACAAGGCTTCGCAAGCGGGTGTCCGTATCGATTTAAACGTGCGGGGCATCTGTATGCTCATTCCCGGGCAGCGCGGCATCAGCGAGCGTATCCGCGTTATCAGCATTATCGACCGCTACTTGGAGCACAGCAGAATATTCTATTTTGAAAACGGCGGTAATCCGGAATGGTATCTTTCCAGCGCGGATTGGATGCCCCGCAATCTTGAGCGGCGGGTAGAGCTGCTGTTCCCCGTGTTGGACAAACAAAATAAGGCGCTTCTGGAATATTTTTTCAGTGTGTATTTTGCGGATAACGTAAAAGCCTTTGAAATGCTGCCGGACGGCAGCTGGCGCCGCCAAACTCCGCAAGAGGGGCAACCGCCCATTCGGGCTCAGGAAACCTTCCACCGTTTTTTTGAACAGCAAGCAGGGGAATAA